tttgttagggattgatccctagtatccattatgttctgagattgatgttgctatgactttgccatgcttaatgcttgtcactttgggcccaggtgccatgattttagatctgaaccatttatgttttcaccattatatctatgttctagatccgatcttgcaagttctATGCACCTGCTATGCGTTATGAtccgcaaaccccggagtgacagtattcgggatagtttccggtgatgaccgtagtttgaggagttcatgtattcactatgtgttaatgctttgttctggttctctattaaaaggaggccttaatatcccttagcttccttatgaaccccgctgccacgggagggtaggacaaaagatatcatgaaagttctttccataagcacgtatgactatttacggaatacatgcctacgttatatttatgaactggagctagttttgcatcgccctaggttatgactgttatatgatgaatatcatccaacgaattcaccgatctaatgcctacgagttttccatatattgttcttgctaagttactattgctattgttactGTTACAACTGATACGAAACCCTTGTTATCACTGTTACTGTCACTATtattgttaccactgctatcaaaattatcatactactgtgctactgatcatattgttgcagataattaatctccaggtgtggttgaattgacaactcagctgttaatacttgcaaatattctttggctccccttgtgtcgaatcaataaatttgggttgaatactctaccctcgaaaactgttgcgatcctctatacttgtgggttatcagaaagcAATCCACCACTGTGAACCTTTTCTCCCTCAATTGCTCTCTCTGGATCCAGCCTAACACCTTCCTCTTACTAGGGTTTGTCTTCTTGGAGGACTCACACCAGATGGGGGAGTGGTTGGGGGTGAAGAGGAAAGTGCATCCTCACCCCACAACTGCCCAAAATGATCAGTGCCCACCTCCCTGCACCCACTGACATGTGTCCCCACCTTCCAGCGACCCAAGGGGTCTCCATCAGCAGATTCCCCAATTGATCTCAATTTGAACATGCCTCTGCCCCGCTCCCTGAGCATCAGCAATGGCGAAATTGCGCTCAACCGCAGCGCCTGAACCTTCTCTCCATTGTTCCTTAACCGAAACTCCGGCAAACAATTAGAATCACCCTGATGGACAACTGCCTCGCATGCATCTGTCAATCCCTTGCTGGCACCGGAGATAGATAAGGCAGGGGATCTACCTTCTCTGGATATGGCGGAATCCATGCCGGGAACAAGCCCAGGAATGCAGTCCCACCATGCGTGACTCCTCTGATCTCCAGACTTCGCCTCTACCTTCGCCCACATCACAAATCCCACCAGCGGGCGACGGTGATGAAGGAAATGATGACATCGTTGCCCTCTTCGCATCGGTGGCCTCGAAGTAGATCCTCCTCGCGAGGTTTATTTGTTCCAGATCCGCCTGGTCGCAGCATACCTGCGCAAAACTCTCCGCCCTAGACCTCGAAACCGGATTGctctccgcctccacctcctgaACCGCCTCCTTCCACTCCCTCTTGCACATCTACCACTACAATGAGTCGTCTCGAATCCGCATCGCCCTCTCCCTCCACCATTGCTCCCTGGGTGCCATCAGCACCTCCTGTGGCACCGAGGAGATCGGTCGCAGGAGATCTGGGAAGGCCCCGTAGATGAAGGGGAGCAGCAACCACACAGCCTCCAGCTCCCGCCGCAAAGAAGGAACTGGAGATGTCGGCCCGCGTCAGCTTGGAGGCATGGCGATGGCTGGTTGCGGGTGCAGGGGGAGTGGTGGTGGTAATGGCGGTGGGGGGGGGAGCGAGGGTTCGCAAGAGCTTCGCGAGACATGCTTGCTACCGGTCCTTTTTTTATTCTCTTAATGATGTGTCGGTTCAGTCTCTCAAAGATGCTAATAGGGATAGGGTGGGTGCTATGCGTGTTTGTACCATACCGTGTTAAGAAAAAAACAACTAGACAAATGATCAAGGGCCTCTCTTATTCACAAGAAAAAATTATTAGCCaccttgttttttttttctttttgccggGACACCTTCTTTGTGAATCTACGTGTGTGCCATACAATTTATTCAATTTTGGGGGGCTGAACTCCACCAAAAGCAAAAGCAATTGAGTCACGACGTGTCGCAGCCTGTCTCATCAACATCAGCCACGGGTAGTAAATTTTGGCATTTCAATGCTCACAGAGAGATGCCTTGCCAGTGTCACCCAGTTgaagaaaaagtaaaaaaaaactctGGCAAGGAAAAGAAGTGACTCTACCACGCACGCAAGCTGGCCGGTAGGGCAGTAGCCAGTGTGCGCCTCTTTTTACCAGTACTACCCAGCTCGCTCTCTGCTCTTCTCACACAACACAAACCCCAAGCGCACCATCAGCTTGTCCTGCCATGGCTCGCCCCCTCGCTCTCCTTctcgccctcttcctcctcgccgcctccaccgcccacTCCCAgtctccggccgccgcgccctcctcctcctcccactccgGCGCCGTAGCCCAGTCCCCCACTGCCGCCTCTCCAACCACCACAGGCACCCAAGTCCCTTCATCGTCCCAAAACCCCATCTCCACCTcccccgccgcctccccctcccACTCCAGCACCAAGCTCACCTCCCCGGCCGCTGCCCCCGTCCAGGCCACCGCCCCACCCACATTNNNNNNNNNNNNNNNNNNNNNNNNNNNNNNNNNNNNNNNNNNNNNNNNNNNNNNNNNNNNNNNNNNNNNNNNNNNNNNNNNNNNNNNNNNNNNNNNNNNNNNNNNNNNNNNNNNNNNNNNNNNNNNNNNNNNNNNNNNNNNNNNNNNNNNNNNNNNNNNNNNNNNNNNNNNNNNNNNNNNNNNNNNNNNNNNNNNNNNNNNNNNNNNNNNNNNNNNNNNNNNNNNNNNNNNNNNNNNNNNNNNNNNNNNNNNNNNNNNNNNNNNNNNNNNNNNNNNNNNNNNNNNNNNNNNNNNNNNNNNNNNNNNNNNNNNNNNNNNNNNNNNNNNNNNNNNNNNNNNNNNNNNNNNNNNNNNNNNNNNNNNNNNNNNNNNNNNNNNCCACATTGCCGCCACCGATGGCCGCGCCGGCTCTCTCGCCCCCAGCGCTCGCTCCCGCGCCGGCACTGTCGACGTCTCCTCCGGCCCTCGCGCCGGCGCCCGTCGTCCTCGCCGCCCCGGCTCCCGCGCCGAGCAAGAAGCCCAAGACAAAGAAGCACGTGTCCCCCGCCGCGTCCCCCCTCTCCGCCGCTTCGTCGCCGACCACCGGCCGCGGCCTCGCCCCCGGTCCCGGCCCGTCCGCCGCCGACATGTCGGTACGTATCCCTACACCCATTTACTACCGCACTGCTACACGCTCCACGTACACGCGGTAGACGGATCCGTGCCGGCGGATTCCAAACCGGGCGCGCTAAACCGGATTTGATGGCCTCCGCCTCGCGCCCGCCTACTAGGGCCCGCGTGTCGGCGAGTGGACGTACGGTCAACAAGACCACACGGACCCTCCCCGCACGCACGCGAGATGGTTTGCACCCACTCGATGCCTACTGGGCCCAGCGCGATTAATGCCCTCTGGGTACGGCCCCGTTCGGTGCGCGCAAAAATGATGCCTGGGTGCCAGGGCGTCGTGCCGACCCAAGTCTCCTGCTTCTGGACACGTGGAGCCATCCAAGTGGTGTCCATTTTCATTACGCCAATATTTTTTAGCTTGGTCATCACTGTCTGACTGCGTCCTGGGCCCTACTTGCAGAGCGACGCGGCGCGAGACCACCACAAGGCTACGGGAGGAGCGGCGCTGCTGATGCTGGTTCTTGTTTCGCTGACGCTGGGCCCGGCGTTTGCCTGAGCAACCTTAGGATGGAGGGTGGGGTCACTTGTCAGGCTGTCCACCGTCCGCTGTTACTACCGCTGCCACTGTTATTACCACTGTTACCGTCGGCGCCACTGTTCCAACTACTAGGCTACTCCACTAATTTTTGCTTGGACCCTGTGAACTGCATCTGATCCGCTGCACACCGTTGCTACTTCCTTCCCACGATTATTATTATCTTGTTACCATGCTCTCTAAATCGTCACTAGGTTGATACTGTTGCTTTGCAATGGATACTTTTGATGTGTGTTATATAGTTGTGCGCATGATTATGAGTCAATCTTGAAGCCTGGTTGTTTTCTATCGTTGTGTAATCTTGTGGCTGAGCGTTGTGGGTTTGGACTGGTTTATGGATCCACATTTCACCATATGCCCGAGCCGTCGTTCTTGAATTTACAGATGGTTTCGTCGGTGCTGTTTCATTCTGATCACAGTTTTACTTGTTCTATATGTAAAGAGCGGCTTCAGATCTTGTACACGCGTTACCCTGCAAGGTGCTAAATCCAAAACCAAATGTGATCACACATTACACTGGGCAATTGTTGTAGTGTGTTGCCTGCTGGGTCCTCCAAAACTGTTGATACTTTGTTAGGATCTGCTTGGGATGTTTGGAAAGATTTTGTAGATGGAAAAGTAGACCTGCTGGGAGTATTATCTAAAACAATGCCCGCTATGAAGCCACATTACAATTGTTCATGGCTGTGCCCTGCTAGACTCAGCAATTTCACCCTATTGCAAATTTGCAATCTCAAATTTGAGAAATCCACACACAGGCCGCAATATGAAACAACCATTGGGACATGGGATATTGGGATTTCACAGAAAAGACTACAATATCAGCAGCACTCTACTCgactagaaaaagaaaaagaataacacTCTACTCAAGCAAAGCCATGATGCAACAAGGAGAAGACACCAATGCCAGctaacgaaaagaagcaaaagCTGGGGAAGGCTCTTCTTTTGCGGCAGCTGACAAACAGTAGGCTGCCCATACGGCAATGCTACACTAGTGCTCACACAAATCTAAGCAATCTTGCATTATTTTTTCGCCTGGAATCCTGGACCC
This window of the Triticum aestivum cultivar Chinese Spring chromosome 5D, IWGSC CS RefSeq v2.1, whole genome shotgun sequence genome carries:
- the LOC123119627 gene encoding translation initiation factor IF-2 (The sequence of the model RefSeq protein was modified relative to this genomic sequence to represent the inferred CDS: added 142 bases not found in genome assembly), coding for CPRPGHRSTHIASPHALPRQLPAAHIAGPGHRARNVSPGTGARHGRAHIAATDGRAGSLAPSARSRAGTVDVSSGPRAGARRPRRPGSRAEQEAQDKEARVPRRVPPLRRFVADHRPRPRPRSRPVRRRHVERRGARPPQGYGRSGAADAGSCFADAGPGVCLSNLRMEGGVTCQAVHRPLLLPLPLLLPLLPSAPLFQLLGYSTNFCLDPVNCI